In Mytilus trossulus isolate FHL-02 chromosome 6, PNRI_Mtr1.1.1.hap1, whole genome shotgun sequence, a single window of DNA contains:
- the LOC134723667 gene encoding uncharacterized protein LOC134723667 yields MLYIFLGWLFLFHLGSTGVKAASSTAQQDVDYVVTIIIASIAGGMVLMVIVILIVRCVCLKCKKTPVRNIRARGPPSYDDTRRPYRLPDPPAYSPRNYNYPSHPPPAYETHISLPGVTE; encoded by the exons atgttatatatttttttaggatggttatttctatttcatttag GTAGTACAGGTGTGAAGGCAGCCTCTTCAACTGCTCAACAAGATGTCGATTATGT ggtTACAATTATTATTGCCTCCATAGCAGGTGGAATGGTTCTCATGGTGattgttattttaattgtaCGATGTGTATGTTTGAAGTGTAAAAAGACACCTGTCCGAAATATACGAGCACGTGGTCCGCCATCAT ATGACGACACCAGACGTCCTTACAGACTTCCTGATCCACCGGCGTATTCACCTCGAAACTATAACTATCCATCTCATCCGCCACCAGCATACGAAACACATATATCTCTTCCGGGAGTAACGGAATAG
- the LOC134722924 gene encoding uncharacterized protein LOC134722924 yields MVLAFGLSSAPYLFTKCLRPIVKYWRENGVDIVLYLDDGLGMGKNKQEASECSSFVKTSLLEAGFLINREKSIFEPVQCLEWLGLVWNSSDFSISISDRRIENTLASLVDVLNNFPYFTARKLAQVTGKVISMCPVMGNITSLMTRYLHWAIESRVKWDLNLKLECPDCVFNELTFWLNNILRLNRKHLAGYSFPHVVVYSDASNVAAGAYSIDIDSNIFHQMWTLQESIQSSTWRELQAILLALMSFKNRLRNKCVKWHTDNNNCVFIVQKGSSKVHLQEIAMNIFKLCSELNITLEVVWIPRSENTKADYISKMIDIEDWGTSIEFFKFIDDMWGPHTVDRFANYIFRSMYLCKKSKSYKLRGLKPLSYTRVREIILSALESIGLDKSKFGLHSLRSGGATAAASAGIQDRLFKKHGRWASDKAKDGYIVFDCVTVTVYNCAIV; encoded by the exons ATGG TTTTAGCCTTTGGTCTTTCGTCTGCTCCATATCTATTCACTAAATGTTTACGTCCAATCGTAAAATACTGGCGAGAAAACGGCGTAGATATTGTGCTTTACTTAGATGATGGACTTGGAATGggtaaaaataaacaagaagcTTCCGAATGTTCATCTTTTGTAAAAACGTCTTTGTTAGAAGCAGGGTTTCTTATTAACAGggaaaaatctatttttgaacCAGTCCAATGTTTAGAGTGGTTAGGTTTAGTTTGGAATTCGTCTGATTTTTCAATTAGTATATCAGATAGACGGATTGAAAATACACTAGCATCATTGGTTGATGTTTTGAATAACTTTCCTTATTTCACAGCACGTAAATTGGCTCAGGTAACTGGAAAGGTAATTTCTATGTGTCCAGTCATGGGTAACATAACTAGTTTAATGACCCGTTATTTACACTGGGCTATTGAAAGCAGGGTAAAGTgggatttaaatttaaaattggaaTGTCCCGATTGTGTATTCAATGAGCTCACATTTTGGCTGAATAACATTCTAAGATTGAACAGAAAACATTTAGCAGGTTATTCTTTTCCCCACGTGGTTGTATACTCTGATGCAAGTAATGTAGCTGCTGGTGCTTACTCGATAGATATTGACTCTAATATTTTTCATCAGATGTGGACTTTACAAGAGTCTATACAGAGTTCTACTTGGAGAGAACTTCAAGCTATTTTGTTAGCATTGATGTCTTTTAAAAACCgtttaagaaataaatgtgttaaatggCATACAGATAACAATAACTGTGTTTTCATTGTTCAGAAAGGAAGTTCAAAAGTACATTTACAAGAGATAGCtatgaatatttttaagttGTGTTCTGAATTGAATATTACGTTAGAAGTTGTTTGGATCCCAAGATCTGAAAATACTAAAGCtgattatatttcaaaaatgattgATATAGAAGACTGGGGAACAAGcatagaattttttaaatttatagatGATATGTGGGGTCCGCATACTGTGGACAGATTTGCga ATTATATATTTAGATCaatgtatttatgtaaaaaatctAAGTCTTATAAACTGAGAGGTCTTAAACCTTTATCATATACTAGAGTAAGAGAAATTATATTATCAGCTCTTGAATCTATCGGTTTAGATAAGTCCAAATTTGGATTACATAGCTTGAGATCAGGTGGAGCTACTGCAGCTGCATCAGCTGGCATTCAGGATAGATTATTCAAGAAGCATGGTAGATGGGCTTCAGATAAAGCCAAAGATGGCTAT atagttttTGATTGTGTTACTGTTACTGTATATAACTGTGCTATTGTATGA
- the LOC134721696 gene encoding uncharacterized protein LOC134721696 translates to MSDSEKLLDSDHESLPAGTSVHSLRDGISAHNTGNNDLVDTFSLFKTYLDGKIATLHKDLAVGNENFATKLKQEVSVKLKGEGNQIQFIFNCEIMADLVKLQKRIPDEDAACLKLVSGAILKVKKRNKLIRIADKSPAGWKTVREYESDDLASDSEDEKRIRSAETRAIRSIKEKKRPHPYRTATATASAPSAPMPNQHNARQNNYQQPPFRTGRRREPSSQDICYNCNQLGHWRTQCPLLFSTKPGVSGTTRQQN, encoded by the coding sequence ATGTCTGACTCCGAGAAACTTCTAGATTCCGACCATGAATCTTTGCCAGCTGGTACTAGTGTACATTCGTTGCGTGATGGTATTTCTGCACATAATACTGGGAATAACGACTTGGTGGATACTTTCTCTCTGTTTAAAACCTATCTTGATGGGAAGATCGCTACTCTACACAAAGATTTGGCAGTTGGCAACGAGAATTTTGCTACCAAACTCAAGCAGGAAGTTTCAGTTAAACTCAAAGGTGAGGGCAACCAGATACAATTCATCTTTAATTGTGAAATCATGGCCGACCTCGTTAAGCTCCAGAAGCGTATTCCTGATGAAGATGCAGCTTGTCTTAAATTGGTATCTGGAGCTATCCTTAAGGTTAAGAAGCGAAATAAACTCATCCGCATTGCAGACAAATCTCCTGCAGGATGGAAAACCGTCCGTGAATATGAAAGCGACGACCTTGCCTCCGACTCAGAAGACGAGAAGCGCATTCGTTCTGCAGAAACCCGTGCCATCAGGAGTATCAAGGAAAAGAAAAGACCTCATCCTTATAGAACCGCTACAGCTACTGCTTCTGCTCCTTCTGCACCTATGCCTAATCAACATAACGCTAGACAAAACAACTACCAACAGCCGCCCTTTCGGACCGGCAGACGGAGGGAACCGTCATCTCAGGACATCTGTTACAACTGCAACCAGCTTGGTCACTGGCGAACTCAGTGCCCCCTCTTATTCAGTACAAAACCAGGTGTCTCAGGGACAACAAGGCAACAGAATTAA
- the LOC134721697 gene encoding integrator complex subunit 6 homolog: protein MHIMTNSYRFYNILEILFCFLLLFTGFCFSKECSGALNGHYDTESCAVGGCCIPSDGTGDTRCCIPTLTLILVSVFIGGTIFTIIVVILCCVICRYRKKKKLRQRLEERRRRQRERDQERQRRLMMDPFVNGDPFQATGQEVEGTSQPPHYHGQETDTNIPQQTQPHTQTPTHAPTQGPTQQNRYVPPPYPNSPPPAYFSRIGTRHEDRQTSRTRNSTIESRSSFHTDDIQPEVTIVESPSPSIPPPAPAPVIQQSHSRSSNSVSTTNINVPLGLVEINNANNRNNSRIHNEQRILTIQDLESEEKEDTMGEISKPESRMSTKFSFYPNNASRLSVHPEEKSPSMQNSRTSTKTDKESRTKHESRMSTISDTRNVTNKNSRNSIKSETRNSVNNESRVSSHIMPSVSNNERTKIPNDNRGMFIKSRVSVVPEDLGRDDITTRNSSHGRSYVRSVDPDERVVSNLDYV from the exons aTGCATATTATGACTAATTCATATAGATTCTACAATATTTTGGaaatactattttgttttctcttgttaTTTACAg GTTTTTGCTTCAGTAAAGAATGTAGTGGTGCATTAAATGGCCACTATGATACAGAATCATGTGCTGTCGGAGGCTGCTGCATACCAAGTGATGGTACAGGTGACACACGCTGTTGTATACCAACATTGACACTTATATTGGTATCTGTCTTTATTGGAGGTACTATCTTTACTATCATAGTGGTCATTTTATGTTGTGTAATATGTCGGTAccgaaagaaaaagaaacttcGTCAGAGACTAGAGGAAAGGCGTCGTCGTCAGCGGGAGAGAGACCAAGAAAGACAGAGAAGACTTATGATGGATCCGTTTGTGAATGGGGATCCTTTTCAAGCCACAGGACAAGAAG ttgAAGGTACATCACAGCCGCCACACTACCATGGCCAGGAAACGGATACAAATATACCACAGCAGACACAGCCACATACACAGACACCAACACACGCTCCAACACAGGGACCTACACAACAAAACAGATATGTTCCACCACCATATCCGAATTCTCCACCACCAGCATATTTCTCAAGAATAGGTACACGTCACGAGGACAGACAAACAAGTAGGACACGAAATTCTACAATAGAAAGTCGCAGTTCTTTTCATACAGACGACATACAACCGGAAGTGACAATCGTTGAAAGTCCTTCACCTTCTATTCCACCTCCTGCACCGGCACCAGTTATACAGCAATCTCATTCCAGAAGTAGTAATTCTGTttcaacaacaaatataaatgttccACTAGGATTAGTGGAAATTAACAATGCAAATAATAGGAATAACAGTCGTATTCACAATGAACAACGTATTCTCACGATTCAGGACCTTGAAtcagaagaaaaagaagatacAATGGGAGAAATTTCAAAACCGGAATCTAGAATGTCAaccaaattttcattttacccAAACAATGCAAGTAGACTGTCAGTGCATCCTGAGGAAAAAAGTCCTTCGATGCAAAACTCAAGGACAAGCACTAAAACGGACAAGGAAAGTCGAACTAAACACGAATCAAGAATGTCAACTATAAGTGATACAAGAAATGTGACAAATAAGAATTCCAGAAATTCAATCAAATCCGAAACAAGGAATTCTGTAAACAATGAATCTCGTGTGTCTTCACACATAATGCCTTCAGTATCAAATAATGAACGAACAAAGATACCGAATGATAATAGAGGTATGTTTATCAAGAGTAGGGTATCAGTGGTTCCTGAGGACTTAGGAAGGGATGACATCACTACACGTAACAGTTCACATGGTCGTAGCTATGTCAGATCGGTTGATCCCGACGAACGTGTAGTCAGTAACTTAGATTATGTATAG